The nucleotide sequence TTACCAATTTGAATCAATACCAAATCATTTGGCAGATAAAAGATAAATCCGATGGTAAAGACAAGGTTTTAGCGAAAGGTGAATTAGACCTCGACCTAGCACCGTGGAAATCAACCTTAGTCGACATTCCATTTAACGGTAAAGCCAATAACAATGAACTGTTTCTTGAATTTTTAGCGTTAACAAAAGCGGATGCTATTTGGTCTGACAAAGGCTTTGATGTTGCACAACAGCAATTTACTATTGCGCCTTTTACCTATCCAAAACAAGTGCAGGCGGCGGGTGAAAAAGTTAGTCTAAATGAAACGCCATACAACATTAATATATCGGCTGAGCAAGCACAGTTATCAATTGATAAAGTAAGCGGCGAATTAATTAGTTATCAATTTGACGGCAAAGAATTGTTAAAACAGCCACTGACGCCATATTTTTGGAAACCAGTGAATAACAACCAATCCCGTAGCAAGTTTACCGAGCGCATGGTGCCCTGGGTACATGCTGGTGCTTATCGTCAAGTGAGCGATGTTAAGGTGAGCAAGTTAGCTGACAATTTAGTGTCGGTAAAAGTAACCGCTAGACTAGTAGCGAACCATGCATTGTATCAATTAGTCTATCGTATTAATGGCGAAGGCAAGGTTGAAGTTGATGCAAAATACACCCCTGATCCAGAGCGCACGCAATACCCACATATGCCTAAGTTTGGTGTGAAGTTAGGTTTAGATTCATCGCTAGCGCAAATTAACTGGTACGGCAGAGGCCCGTTTGAAAACTACCCTGATAGACAAACGGCCGCTAACATTGGCAACTATCAAAAATCGTTAACCCAGTTTCAAGTACCTTATATATCAGCAACGGACAGTACCAATCGTGGTGATGTGAGGAATTTAAGCTTTGCCAATGAAGATGTTGTACTGTCAGTGCGAGGCAAACAACCTTTACATTTTAGAGCGTGGCCATATGATGAGTCAGATTTATACTCGTTTAACAGCTCGCCAGTGAAAAACTCAGCAAGCGACAGAGTAAGACGTAAACATTATTACGAATTGCCGGAAAGAAACTACATTAACGTGAATTTAGACTTAAAAATTCACGGTGTTGGTGGTGATAATAGCTGGGGTGGCCATACGATGAAAAAGTACTTTGTGCCAGCCGATAAACCGATGCAATTTGGTTTTATTTTACAAGCACAAGCACAAGCACAAGCACAAGCACAAGCACAAGCACAAGCACATAAGTAGTTTTGTCAGCTTAGTGTAAATTAATTTATAATATAATTCATACTTATTTACATTCTAGAGTATAAAACGTACTCTAGAATGCAATAACAATTAGATTGAACGCACTCAATTGAAATACTTATAAGATTGCGCCTCGTTTATTAATGCTAAATATAAACTTTATCTCCAAGGTAACTAAATGAAACTTAAATTATTACTCGCTACTGTTTTATCTCTGAGCGCAACAATTGCACAAAGCAAAACGCCTGATAAACCAAATATTTTATGGTTAATAAGTGAAGATAATTCTAAGCATTACTTAAAGCTTTATAATGAAAATGGGGCAAAAATGCCGAACATCGAACGTTTGGCATCACAAGGTTTAACTTTCAATAATGCATTCTCTAATGCGCCGGTGTGTTCAACTGCGCGTACTACCTTAGCAACTGGGATCTACGGCGTGAAGTTAGGTACGTATCAGCATCGCGGTTACGAAACGGTCAGTTTGCCGCAAGGGTTTAAAAGCTTTAATGAGCAATTAAAGTCAGCGGGCTATTACACCAGTAATAATTCTAAAACAGATTATAACTTTATCGAAAATGGCGAGTTGTGGGATGAGTCTTCTAAAAAGGCAACTTGGCGTAATAAAAAAGCCAATCAACCGTTTTTCCATGTTCAAACATTTATGGTTACTCATGAAGGAAAACTGCACTTTAAAGCCGGTGCGATGGAGAAAGTAAAAACCAAACATGATCCAAGCAAAGTAACACTCGCCCCTATTTATCCTGACACACCAACCTTTAGATATACCATGGCGAAAACCTTAGACAACCATAAAACCGTCGATAACCAAATTGGTAATGTACTGAAAAAATTAGAAGAAGATGGTGAGCTGGAAAACACTTTTATATTCTATTTTGGCGATCATGGCGGAGTATTACCGGGTAGTAAAGGCTATTTATTTGAACGTGGTTTAAATGTACCTCTTGTGGTTAGAGTGCCAGAGAACTTTAAACATTTAGTTGGTGAAGGTTTGCGTGAAAAGCCAACACGAGTTGATGGTTTTGTCAGTTTTGTCGACTTTGCGCCAACGATGTTAACTCTTGCTGGATTAGCGCCAGAAAAAGAAATGGACGGGCAAGCTTTCTTGCAAAGTGATTTAACTCTTAGTGACTTAAATAAGCGTAACTTTACCTTTTCTCACGCCGATAGGTTTGATGAAAAGTCAGACTTAGTGCGCAGTATTCGCGTCGGAAACTACAAGTACATTCGCCATTATCAACCGTATTACAGTGACAGCTTATATGCCTATTATCGCTACCGTCAGTTAGCATTCAAAGAATGGCAGCAGATGCATAAAGATGGTGAACTTTCAGCGGTTCAAGGAGCATTTTTTGAACCATCGGGCGTCGAGTCCTTATACGATATCGCCAACGACCCTTATGAAACTAATAACTTGGTAAACGATGACAAACATCAGCAAAAATTATTAGAGCTAAGAACTCGGCTGCAACATACCGTTAGCAACATGCCGGATTTAGGCTTTATTCCTGAGTCAATGTGGCTTGATGAAAGCAAAGGCAAAGCTTATGAGTATCGAACCAATCAGAAAACGAGAATAGCGACATTAATTGAAATAGCGGATATGCAATTGAGGTCTTTTGCTCAAGTGGAACAGAAATTATTAAACTATTTAACAACCGGCACTACAGATCAACAGCAATGGGCGCTCATTACTTTAAGTTCATTCGCCAAACAGGCAAAACATTTAACTGCTAACGTCGAAAAAGCACTTAAAAACTCTACCAACTCGCTAGTAAAAGCACGCGCTATTGAGTTTTTAACATTACAGAAAGTAATGTCACCAGTAGCTTCTTTAAGTAATGTGATTGCCACTGAAACCGATCCATTAGTGAAAGTGGAATTATTAAATATTGCTGCTTTCCTTCATGAAATTACCGGTGAACTATTCCCCGTTCCGAAACAGTTTAAGATGGAAAAGCCAAGCAGAAACAGTGCCACTTTTAAGATTGATACATGGATGTATGAGCGTTGGTTATATATCTCTAAATCATAATAATGAAGGACCAAGCAATGATTAACTTAAAAAACAGGACGTTAACTTCAGCCATCGCTTTAAGCTTTTTAATTAGCGCTGTGAGCTATGCCGGAGATGTGGTGCTGGCTGATAAATATTATGTCGAGCAACAATATGACTTGGCGCTAAATGAATATTTGTCGGTCGCGGAAGAAGTCAATGCAAAAGCCTATTATCAACTGGGTACTATGTATTACAAAGGTTTGGGGACTAAGGCTGACGAATTTAAAGCCCTTGTTTGGTTTTCAATGGCTGCTGAGCATAATTATGATAACTCTAAAGACCTTGTAAGTAAGCTACTGGCTGGGCTCTCTAATGAAGACAGAGAGAAAGTACTGACACAGATAAAATCATATCAACTGTCTTATGCTAAACAAGGCACTTATCGTCAAAACAAACCCGAGATCATAATAAATAGTTTGTCGAAAAAAGTATTATTTGATGGTCAGCCAGATTTGTCCGAGGTAGACATTATTACTGATTATGAATATGGCAGTTCATCGTTTTCAGGTAATAGTGCTGCTCCTGATATTGACCAAGAAGATTTTTCTAGTTTTGATTCATTAGGTGACGAGAATATGATCCCGTTTGAACAATACTTTTTAATTGCTGATTATGATGTGGCTGCTGATGGTTCAATAAGAAATATTATTCCTATACAAACAAGCGGTGACGTACGAAGTGCATT is from Thalassotalea crassostreae and encodes:
- a CDS encoding sulfatase, with the translated sequence MKLKLLLATVLSLSATIAQSKTPDKPNILWLISEDNSKHYLKLYNENGAKMPNIERLASQGLTFNNAFSNAPVCSTARTTLATGIYGVKLGTYQHRGYETVSLPQGFKSFNEQLKSAGYYTSNNSKTDYNFIENGELWDESSKKATWRNKKANQPFFHVQTFMVTHEGKLHFKAGAMEKVKTKHDPSKVTLAPIYPDTPTFRYTMAKTLDNHKTVDNQIGNVLKKLEEDGELENTFIFYFGDHGGVLPGSKGYLFERGLNVPLVVRVPENFKHLVGEGLREKPTRVDGFVSFVDFAPTMLTLAGLAPEKEMDGQAFLQSDLTLSDLNKRNFTFSHADRFDEKSDLVRSIRVGNYKYIRHYQPYYSDSLYAYYRYRQLAFKEWQQMHKDGELSAVQGAFFEPSGVESLYDIANDPYETNNLVNDDKHQQKLLELRTRLQHTVSNMPDLGFIPESMWLDESKGKAYEYRTNQKTRIATLIEIADMQLRSFAQVEQKLLNYLTTGTTDQQQWALITLSSFAKQAKHLTANVEKALKNSTNSLVKARAIEFLTLQKVMSPVASLSNVIATETDPLVKVELLNIAAFLHEITGELFPVPKQFKMEKPSRNSATFKIDTWMYERWLYISKS